The following are encoded in a window of Gemmatimonadota bacterium genomic DNA:
- a CDS encoding ABC transporter substrate-binding protein, translating into MLKTRHITVKHPLAFTLILGLFLLSIPEVVLGQRLVRPELQDRLDRLEPQERPDQDGSTVTIGKVAVGDLTFHPLFNSLGVEREIASLIYGEGLLRVDESGTPSDGLAYLPFKLSNGRDWVFRLKQDIEFHDGEPMTAADVIFTYTRYKAARVYDPVFHRYFQNIEQISALDQQTVRIIMKSPIEAFPNRLATLPILPRHQMGPGLFADAGAHLETTRPIGLGPYRVASWPVHDTVTLEANETWHQGRANLDRVVYRFYPTSESLQAAFIMREVDLIEVERDGTLKDLKRARFDAKIQAIVPGSRAFSAVFYNHRHPLLADSAIRRALTYATDRQRILEEVLVRGAGVLAQGPIHPDFEFKGGDMGLNYRPREALELLRLQGWGDGDGDGFLDREGQPLRFELLFPRGQTSAEKTVRVVKLNLNHIGIQVVPVPVTQKELVQRLGIGSYDAALFVQDFEPTADDLYAVFHSESIGLGNMLGYRNRQVDRNINFLFGLPDQYRAGPVYQQLEMLLIQDQPCMFLYFVDTRYIAYDPTLKNLGRPGEALRSPAAWIRAETAP; encoded by the coding sequence ATGCTGAAGACACGGCATATCACAGTCAAACACCCGCTTGCCTTCACGTTGATCCTGGGCCTGTTCCTGCTCTCAATACCAGAGGTGGTCCTCGGCCAGCGTTTGGTGCGTCCTGAGCTCCAGGACCGACTGGACCGTTTGGAACCCCAGGAGCGCCCGGACCAGGATGGCAGTACGGTCACCATCGGCAAGGTGGCCGTCGGCGATCTCACCTTCCACCCCCTGTTCAACAGTCTCGGCGTGGAGCGGGAGATTGCCTCGCTGATCTATGGCGAAGGCCTGCTACGCGTGGATGAATCGGGTACGCCGTCGGACGGGCTGGCCTATCTGCCCTTCAAGCTGTCAAACGGCCGCGACTGGGTGTTCCGGCTGAAACAGGATATAGAATTTCACGACGGGGAGCCGATGACGGCCGCCGACGTGATTTTTACGTACACGCGATACAAGGCCGCCCGGGTGTACGATCCCGTCTTTCACCGCTATTTCCAGAACATCGAACAGATTTCCGCCCTCGATCAACAGACCGTCCGGATCATCATGAAGTCGCCGATCGAAGCCTTTCCCAACCGGCTCGCAACCCTGCCCATACTGCCCAGGCACCAGATGGGCCCCGGCCTCTTCGCCGACGCCGGCGCGCACCTGGAAACGACACGGCCCATCGGACTGGGTCCATACCGGGTCGCGTCATGGCCCGTCCACGATACGGTGACGCTCGAGGCCAATGAGACCTGGCACCAGGGCCGCGCGAACCTGGACCGGGTGGTCTACCGGTTCTACCCCACTTCGGAATCCCTGCAGGCGGCTTTCATCATGCGGGAAGTGGATCTCATCGAAGTGGAACGCGACGGCACGCTGAAGGACCTGAAACGGGCGCGCTTCGATGCGAAGATACAGGCGATCGTGCCCGGAAGCCGCGCCTTCTCGGCGGTATTCTACAATCACCGGCATCCGCTGCTTGCGGATTCGGCCATCCGGCGCGCGCTGACCTACGCCACCGACCGCCAGCGCATCCTGGAAGAGGTGCTCGTGCGCGGCGCCGGGGTGCTGGCCCAGGGTCCCATACACCCGGATTTCGAGTTCAAGGGCGGCGACATGGGACTCAATTACCGTCCGCGCGAGGCCCTTGAACTGCTGCGCCTCCAGGGTTGGGGGGACGGCGACGGCGACGGGTTCCTGGACCGGGAGGGACAGCCCCTCCGGTTCGAGCTGCTGTTCCCAAGGGGACAGACTTCGGCCGAGAAGACGGTGCGTGTCGTCAAGCTGAACCTGAACCATATCGGCATCCAGGTCGTTCCCGTGCCCGTTACCCAGAAAGAACTGGTCCAGCGGCTCGGTATCGGCAGCTACGACGCGGCGCTGTTCGTGCAGGATTTCGAGCCCACGGCAGACGATCTCTACGCCGTATTCCACTCTGAGAGCATTGGCCTGGGGAACATGCTCGGTTACAGGAACCGCCAGGTCGACCGCAACATAAACTTCCTCTTCGGGCTGCCCGACCAGTATCGGGCCGGACCGGTCTATCAGCAGCTCGAAATGCTCTTGATCCAGGACCAGCCCTGCATGTTCCTCTACTTCGTGGATACCCGGTACATCGCGTACGATCCTACCTTGAAAAACCTGGGCCGCCCAGGTGAAGCGCTCCGGTCGCCCGCGGCCTGGATTCGAGCCGAAACCGCTCCTTGA
- a CDS encoding ATP-binding protein, with product MWPRLLVSHIALATIPVLIVGLLLLATARRSIEDTVADGNLEVARRASNEIRLYIEQAQRVIDLAADNMDMIDATDAVYQQLIDNLVIRQDFLSELSVLDLSGSEWLTTRLEGPLQARPDLVLPVEDGTSVSPVFIADDGLPAVTITVPVRRLDEHTGYLAARVSLKDMWDLVDNIQLGEGQREGFGNAYVATGTGRLIAHPERERVYRQDDLTGSPVGTALGEQQSGTLVYTGASGEMVAAFATVAPIGWKVVIEQPADRAFARSRDMILGISVLMVISAAVASLIGILVVRKIVRPIYELVRGAQLFARGRLTHTIETPGHGELTTLAREFNQMARELLEKERRLKQAERLATLSKFATILSHEIRNPLNSMIINLRILKRDMEKQNGDLGNRGGHYEKVISEIWRIDSLVENFLNYARPPELVPYPHDINEVLDEVVATHQGTAQERGVRIVTRYRDGAMPVSVDVNQIKQVFLNIMLNAFDAMEAGGTLTISTERAPPLNRSDLTLEGSGDSPRINIKFEDTGRGIDPGRLDRIFEVYYTSKSTGTGLGLPIAQQIVEKHGGVILVESTPGKGTAFTLTLPALEAETTGSSAGQ from the coding sequence TTGTGGCCACGGCTGCTCGTGTCCCATATCGCGCTGGCCACCATTCCGGTGCTGATCGTCGGACTGCTTCTGCTCGCGACGGCCCGCCGTTCGATCGAAGACACGGTGGCGGACGGCAACCTCGAGGTCGCACGCCGGGCGAGTAACGAAATCCGATTGTATATCGAACAGGCGCAGCGCGTGATCGATCTCGCCGCGGACAATATGGACATGATCGACGCGACGGACGCGGTATATCAGCAACTGATCGACAACCTGGTCATCCGGCAGGATTTCCTCAGCGAACTATCCGTGCTTGACCTGTCGGGGAGCGAGTGGCTGACCACGCGGCTCGAAGGGCCGTTGCAGGCACGCCCGGACCTGGTGCTTCCTGTGGAAGACGGCACTTCGGTCTCCCCGGTATTCATCGCGGACGACGGCCTGCCCGCGGTGACGATCACCGTGCCCGTACGGCGTCTCGACGAACACACGGGATACCTCGCTGCGCGGGTAAGCCTGAAGGACATGTGGGACCTGGTGGACAACATACAACTGGGGGAGGGACAACGGGAGGGGTTCGGGAATGCCTACGTCGCGACCGGAACCGGCCGCCTGATTGCCCATCCGGAACGGGAAAGGGTGTACCGCCAGGACGATTTGACCGGCTCTCCCGTCGGCACGGCGCTGGGTGAACAGCAAAGCGGCACGCTGGTCTACACCGGGGCGTCGGGGGAAATGGTCGCTGCCTTCGCGACCGTCGCGCCGATCGGGTGGAAGGTCGTCATCGAACAACCGGCGGACCGGGCCTTTGCCAGGTCCCGGGACATGATCCTGGGCATCAGCGTACTCATGGTGATCAGCGCGGCGGTCGCATCGCTGATCGGTATCCTCGTCGTCCGGAAAATCGTCCGACCGATCTACGAACTGGTGCGTGGCGCGCAGTTGTTCGCCCGGGGCAGGCTGACTCATACCATCGAAACACCGGGCCATGGCGAACTGACGACCCTGGCCCGTGAGTTCAACCAGATGGCCCGCGAGCTGCTGGAGAAGGAACGCCGCCTGAAACAGGCCGAGCGGCTTGCGACGCTGAGCAAGTTCGCTACCATACTCTCCCACGAGATCCGGAATCCGCTCAATTCCATGATCATCAACCTCAGGATCCTCAAGCGGGACATGGAGAAGCAGAACGGCGACCTGGGTAACCGGGGCGGGCACTATGAGAAAGTGATTTCGGAAATCTGGCGTATCGACAGCCTCGTCGAGAACTTCCTGAATTACGCCCGCCCCCCCGAACTGGTGCCTTACCCCCACGACATCAACGAGGTGCTCGACGAAGTCGTCGCGACCCACCAGGGCACGGCACAGGAACGAGGCGTCCGCATCGTCACCCGGTACCGGGACGGCGCAATGCCGGTATCGGTCGATGTCAACCAGATCAAGCAGGTGTTTCTGAACATCATGCTGAACGCTTTCGATGCCATGGAGGCCGGAGGCACGCTTACGATCTCCACGGAGCGGGCGCCGCCCCTCAACCGCAGCGACCTGACCCTGGAAGGTTCGGGGGACAGCCCCCGGATCAACATAAAATTCGAAGATACGGGAAGGGGTATTGATCCCGGCCGGCTGGATCGTATATTCGAAGTGTACTACACGTCCAAGTCGACCGGAACGGGCCTTGGCCTGCCCATCGCCCAGCAGATCGTGGAGAAACACGGGGGCGTGATCCTGGTCGAAAGCACGCCCGGCAAAGGAACGGCCTTCACGCTGACCCTGCCGGCGCTGGAAGCGGAAACAACCGGGTCTTCCGCCGGACAATAG
- a CDS encoding sigma-54 dependent transcriptional regulator — protein sequence MERILIAEDDRNTREGLVELLSGEGYDVTGVADGEQAYETARNGRFDVLLTDMKMPRVNGLNLIKRMTGTSPDTSIIMMTAFATVETAVKAMRDGAFTYLTKPVKFEELLATIEGALQEKKNRRSMDASPKPPSIPAPDIIGESAQIKDIFDRVEKVARANTTVLLLGESGTGKSLIARAIHARSYRREHPFVDVSCASIPESLLESELFGTEKGAYTGALSTTRKGYFERAGGGTIFLDEIGEISGAVQVKLLRVLQERRFERLGGTEPLHIDVRVIAATNRNLEDAVAEGRYRQDLYYRLNVIPIVVPPLREHRDDIPPLIDYFIRKYTRENGLGDKYISEEALEICTRYDWPGNIREVENAIESAVVLSDGERILPEHLPGFPHASTLESAAVPVQGSLKDSRGEAEKHLIQQALLKSGGNRTRAAEALGVTVRTIQYKIKKYGLH from the coding sequence ATGGAACGCATCCTGATCGCGGAAGACGACCGGAACACCCGTGAAGGACTGGTCGAGCTGCTGTCGGGCGAGGGGTACGACGTCACGGGCGTGGCGGACGGGGAGCAGGCCTATGAGACGGCGCGGAACGGCCGTTTCGACGTCCTGCTCACGGATATGAAAATGCCCCGGGTCAACGGCCTGAACCTGATCAAGCGCATGACCGGCACTTCGCCGGATACGAGTATCATCATGATGACGGCCTTCGCCACCGTGGAGACGGCCGTCAAGGCCATGCGCGACGGCGCTTTTACCTACCTGACCAAGCCGGTGAAGTTCGAGGAACTGCTCGCCACCATAGAAGGCGCGCTGCAGGAGAAGAAGAACCGAAGGAGCATGGATGCTTCACCCAAACCGCCTTCCATCCCCGCCCCGGATATCATCGGCGAAAGCGCTCAGATCAAAGACATCTTCGACCGGGTGGAGAAGGTCGCCCGGGCCAATACGACGGTCCTGCTGCTCGGTGAAAGCGGTACGGGCAAGAGCCTGATCGCCCGGGCAATCCACGCCAGAAGCTACCGGAGGGAACATCCGTTCGTGGATGTAAGTTGCGCTTCCATTCCCGAAAGCCTCCTGGAAAGCGAACTTTTCGGGACCGAAAAGGGGGCGTATACCGGCGCGCTAAGCACGACGCGCAAGGGGTATTTCGAGCGGGCGGGCGGCGGGACGATCTTCCTGGACGAAATCGGCGAGATAAGCGGAGCCGTCCAGGTCAAGCTGCTGCGCGTGCTGCAGGAACGCCGGTTCGAACGACTCGGCGGCACGGAACCGCTGCATATCGACGTCCGGGTAATCGCGGCCACCAACCGCAATCTGGAGGACGCGGTAGCCGAGGGGCGCTACCGGCAGGACCTCTACTACCGGCTGAACGTCATACCCATCGTGGTGCCGCCTCTTCGCGAACACCGGGACGACATCCCGCCGCTCATCGACTACTTCATCCGGAAGTACACGCGGGAGAACGGACTAGGCGACAAGTACATCTCCGAAGAAGCCCTGGAGATCTGCACGAGGTACGACTGGCCCGGGAACATCCGGGAAGTGGAGAACGCCATCGAAAGCGCCGTCGTATTGAGCGACGGAGAACGCATCCTGCCGGAACATCTGCCCGGCTTTCCCCACGCGTCCACGCTAGAATCGGCCGCGGTCCCCGTCCAGGGTTCGCTCAAGGACTCCAGGGGAGAGGCCGAGAAACATCTCATCCAACAGGCGCTGCTGAAATCAGGCGGAAACCGGACGCGCGCGGCGGAGGCCCTCGGCGTCACGGTCAGGACCATTCAGTACAAAATCAAGAAATACGGCCTGCATTGA
- a CDS encoding glycosyltransferase, with protein MESKNRPVSVVIPTYNREDRLPSAIRSVLEQTAPPAEIIVVDDGSTDGTPALVHAMPEVRYLRQENQGVSAARNHGIRAAEHDWIALLDSDDEWLPRKVERQWDALEREPQFRFCHTDEIWIRRGRRVNPMKKHAKHGGHIFQHCLPLCVISPSSALIHRALFERFGMFDPELPVCEDYDLWLRICAREPVLYVDEPLLLKFGGHEDQLSHAYWGMDRFRIRALEKLIHSGALEGEALTAALDTLYRKIDVYAAGAEKRRRFEEADRYRDKKRRFEASYAGSAGG; from the coding sequence ATGGAATCGAAAAACCGCCCCGTCTCCGTCGTGATTCCCACCTACAACCGGGAAGACAGGCTGCCGTCGGCGATCCGGTCCGTCCTTGAGCAGACGGCGCCGCCGGCCGAGATCATCGTGGTCGACGACGGTTCGACGGACGGTACCCCCGCCCTCGTCCACGCTATGCCGGAAGTACGGTACCTTCGCCAGGAAAACCAGGGCGTGAGCGCGGCCAGGAATCACGGCATCCGCGCGGCGGAACACGACTGGATCGCCTTGCTCGATTCCGACGACGAATGGCTGCCCCGCAAGGTGGAAAGACAGTGGGACGCGCTGGAACGCGAGCCGCAGTTCAGGTTCTGCCATACTGATGAAATCTGGATCCGCAGGGGCAGGCGGGTCAATCCCATGAAAAAGCACGCCAAGCACGGCGGACACATCTTCCAGCACTGCCTGCCCCTGTGTGTCATTTCTCCTTCCTCCGCGCTGATACATCGTGCGTTGTTTGAACGCTTCGGCATGTTCGACCCGGAACTGCCGGTCTGCGAAGACTACGATCTGTGGCTGCGCATCTGCGCGCGGGAACCGGTGCTTTACGTGGACGAACCCCTGCTGTTGAAGTTCGGCGGCCACGAGGACCAGTTGTCGCACGCGTACTGGGGCATGGACCGTTTCCGCATCCGCGCATTGGAGAAGCTGATTCACAGCGGCGCGCTGGAAGGCGAGGCCCTGACCGCCGCCCTGGATACCCTGTACCGGAAAATCGACGTATACGCCGCCGGCGCGGAGAAGCGGCGCAGGTTCGAGGAAGCCGATCGCTACCGGGACAAGAAACGGCGTTTCGAGGCCAGCTACGCCGGTTCTGCGGGCGGCTGA
- a CDS encoding TonB-dependent receptor, with protein MKRIALLIVFLCGLVPGSALAVTSGKVTGFVRDAATGDPLAGVTIRVEGTDSRAISGLNGEYFILNVPVGAYRLAVQMIGYLPVRTQVLTINSDRTTRIDFELETTMLDLAEPVTITARRTSVRSDLTASSELIVPREIESLPVTDLSDLIFLQNGVVRDAEGGLHVRGGRANEISYYVDGATLEDPLLGGMGTHIPLASVEELVVNRGGFNAQYGEAMSGVVNIVTREGSGPLSGTFRVATTLQSQYDLEAGSYDETAAGRGGRLEGTLSGALPWFGNRGGYFLSGQVLSDGHHIPHNSRSLATVAGNLVFKPYPLMKLKISGHYFRQRHFQYDHRNQNGLSYDFNPDGLPERQAGSQALNLSVSQNISPRLFYTARFYRYATNSILFPTMLADRYWSEWPGYSVDDHGQYNGSIYESTQLPSDRYEGLPFTEGNDFFPLYRDARATYYGVRADLSGQATYWNQVRAGVEAQWYRLDWNERSFLQAVPQGQRYIVNPVEGALYFQNRVELNRLIVDAGLRMDYLDTSQRFFVDLPSGQAAQRDNSTKLRLSPRLGVSHSFTLRSLLRFNYGYFYQPPEFRHAYTNLRRDFSGESPRLGNPDLSPQKTVAYEFGLEHMLSEDVRVGFTASYKTISNLTSTAQVQYPGGMYYIFNNADFGSVRSVELIVKRDVSRVVSGSFNYTYSIARGSASTPQEHAEQARPTGSTDSAERGYFPLAFDQRHTLKAVVNVLAPETLEKRILGVPLRGWGMSLVGYFGSGLPYTPTNALRERTEIERNQARLPAFANLDLRLRKRFRAGRLSYTLFSEVRNVFDRRNVVSVYANTGRPGDDGYTLESFTGRSEEFVRLRRLLSLDPQQYAPPREIRLGFEIGF; from the coding sequence ATGAAGCGCATTGCTTTGCTGATCGTTTTTTTATGCGGACTCGTCCCGGGTTCCGCCCTGGCCGTCACCTCCGGCAAGGTCACGGGGTTTGTGCGGGACGCGGCGACCGGTGATCCACTGGCCGGCGTCACGATTCGCGTCGAGGGCACCGATTCACGGGCCATTTCCGGCTTGAACGGGGAGTATTTCATCCTCAATGTTCCCGTGGGCGCGTACCGGCTCGCAGTGCAGATGATCGGCTACCTGCCCGTCCGTACCCAGGTGCTGACCATAAACAGCGACCGCACCACGCGGATCGATTTCGAGCTGGAAACGACGATGCTCGACCTGGCCGAGCCCGTTACCATTACCGCGCGGAGGACTTCCGTTCGGTCGGACCTGACCGCTTCGAGCGAATTGATCGTCCCCCGGGAAATCGAGTCATTGCCCGTAACGGATTTGTCGGACCTGATCTTTCTCCAGAACGGGGTGGTCCGCGACGCCGAGGGCGGCCTGCACGTACGGGGCGGCCGGGCGAACGAGATCTCCTACTACGTGGACGGCGCCACCCTGGAGGACCCCCTGCTGGGCGGCATGGGTACACATATACCCCTGGCTTCGGTCGAGGAACTGGTGGTCAACCGGGGCGGCTTCAACGCGCAGTACGGGGAGGCCATGTCGGGCGTCGTCAATATCGTGACCCGCGAGGGGAGCGGTCCCCTGTCGGGCACCTTCAGGGTCGCGACGACGCTGCAGTCCCAGTATGACCTGGAGGCGGGAAGTTACGACGAAACCGCGGCGGGCCGGGGAGGTCGCCTGGAGGGGACGCTCAGTGGCGCGCTGCCCTGGTTCGGGAACCGTGGCGGCTATTTCCTTTCGGGCCAGGTCCTGAGCGACGGGCACCATATCCCCCACAACAGCCGTTCGCTGGCCACGGTGGCGGGAAACCTGGTGTTCAAGCCCTATCCCCTCATGAAGCTGAAGATCAGCGGTCACTACTTCCGTCAGCGCCATTTCCAGTATGACCATCGCAATCAGAACGGGCTTTCCTACGATTTCAATCCGGACGGACTTCCGGAAAGACAGGCCGGCAGCCAGGCGCTCAACCTGTCGGTCAGCCAGAACATCAGTCCGCGACTCTTCTATACCGCGCGGTTTTACAGGTATGCCACCAACAGCATCCTGTTTCCCACCATGCTGGCGGACAGATATTGGTCGGAGTGGCCGGGCTATTCGGTGGACGATCATGGTCAATACAACGGATCGATCTACGAGTCCACCCAGTTGCCGTCCGATCGATACGAGGGACTGCCGTTCACGGAAGGCAACGACTTCTTCCCGCTGTACCGGGACGCCCGGGCAACCTATTACGGCGTAAGAGCGGACCTGAGCGGGCAGGCTACCTACTGGAACCAGGTCCGGGCGGGCGTCGAAGCGCAGTGGTACCGGCTGGACTGGAACGAGCGGTCGTTCCTGCAGGCCGTACCGCAGGGGCAGAGGTACATCGTCAATCCCGTGGAAGGCGCCCTGTACTTTCAGAACAGGGTGGAGTTGAACCGGTTGATCGTGGACGCCGGGCTTCGAATGGATTACCTGGACACGAGCCAGCGGTTTTTCGTCGATCTTCCCTCGGGCCAGGCCGCGCAACGGGACAACTCGACCAAGTTAAGGCTGAGCCCTCGTCTGGGCGTTTCCCACTCCTTCACGCTGCGAAGCCTGCTCCGGTTCAACTACGGCTACTTCTACCAGCCGCCGGAGTTCCGGCATGCCTATACGAACCTGCGGCGCGACTTCAGCGGCGAATCCCCGCGTCTGGGGAATCCCGATCTGTCCCCGCAGAAGACCGTGGCCTATGAGTTCGGCCTGGAGCATATGCTGTCCGAAGACGTCCGCGTCGGGTTCACGGCATCCTACAAGACCATCTCCAACCTGACGTCGACAGCGCAGGTCCAGTATCCTGGTGGGATGTACTACATCTTCAACAATGCGGACTTCGGTTCTGTGCGCAGCGTGGAACTGATCGTGAAACGGGACGTGTCGCGCGTTGTTTCCGGTTCCTTCAACTACACCTATTCCATCGCCCGCGGAAGCGCGTCCACGCCCCAGGAGCACGCGGAGCAGGCCAGGCCGACCGGCTCCACAGATTCCGCGGAAAGAGGCTATTTCCCGCTCGCCTTCGACCAGCGGCACACCCTGAAAGCCGTGGTGAACGTGCTCGCGCCCGAAACGCTGGAGAAACGCATACTGGGCGTACCGCTGCGGGGATGGGGGATGTCCCTGGTCGGTTACTTCGGCAGCGGCCTGCCCTACACGCCGACCAACGCCCTGCGTGAACGGACGGAAATCGAACGGAATCAGGCGCGGTTGCCGGCCTTCGCCAACCTCGACCTGCGTCTCAGGAAGCGCTTCAGGGCCGGCCGGTTATCGTACACGTTGTTCTCCGAAGTCCGTAACGTGTTCGACCGCCGGAACGTCGTCAGCGTCTACGCCAACACGGGCCGTCCGGGAGACGACGGATATACCCTGGAGTCGTTTACGGGCCGGTCGGAGGAGTTCGTCCGGCTAAGGCGCCTGTTGAGCCTCGATCCTCAGCAGTACGCCCCACCCCGGGAGATCCGGCTCGGTTTCGAAATCGGCTTCTGA
- a CDS encoding VOC family protein, whose amino-acid sequence MVKIRSLEHVAVAYRDTDAAAKWYCDVLGFEIALKFNNPGNDANFYFVRDPAGTCFIEIISMPDGDDTQLSDIRTSHVHIAFNVDDMDEAVAVLKSKGVMLEGPPTRAGENILLFFRDPEGAPLQLVQRAKPL is encoded by the coding sequence TTGGTAAAGATACGTTCACTGGAGCATGTAGCCGTGGCCTACCGGGACACGGACGCCGCGGCGAAGTGGTACTGCGACGTGCTGGGATTCGAAATCGCGCTCAAGTTCAACAACCCGGGGAACGACGCGAACTTCTACTTCGTCCGGGATCCCGCCGGCACCTGTTTCATCGAGATCATTTCCATGCCCGATGGAGATGACACGCAACTCTCCGATATCCGGACCTCCCACGTGCATATCGCCTTCAACGTGGATGACATGGACGAAGCGGTTGCCGTGCTGAAATCGAAGGGGGTAATGCTGGAAGGTCCGCCGACCCGGGCCGGGGAGAACATCCTGCTCTTCTTCCGCGATCCGGAAGGCGCGCCGCTGCAACTGGTACAGCGGGCGAAACCGCTCTGA
- a CDS encoding ribonuclease catalytic domain-containing protein, which translates to MKTRVFKRLESDRNERSVHIGDLIIFRHHGEIQIGMLQAVSRKKLKVATSANRVMDLSTDPIVRYTDIRVRDLPEMLAVRRQIEDQALSFDLEEVWEILKDDPTVFTAEDIGELYWGEPGSPEQRAAMQLHLSRQCLYFCARDNGFTSRTSDQVSSILDKEARQRAVDAEREGFDRWLADVNQQDLQSLTNRQKRWLSHLREYVVQGDECDAIEQVRILLKELPTLAGGDPQRSVFDVMVRKGYWDEDENLDLLRYEIPTEFSNEVLDYAAACRSSESGREDLTGLPILSIDDASTQDIDDALSAERTEDGYRIGVHITDVADLVPRDSVLDLAARERMSSLYLPDRHIPMLPASLSQDHCALLEGEKRCAISFFFTLSSDFDLLDSRIKPTLIVNRARLSYDEANRLLGTTEQPYAEVLQILNQAVDVFYQRRIDQGAVDLERSEISIKVDGEKRIRIVRRDTSTRSEHIVSELMILANRTAAAYLSSRDIPAVYRTQAETDLGDLEQAEHDAVWRFLVLRKMKPLELSLKSGPHATLGVDTYCQITSPIRRYADLVLQRQLRAALAEGSPSYDADEMMDELSALERSRILNKIQARREWYWLLKLLEQQKDVHIRAIVLETRERNILVEFPDFGTRMAVKVEGRPSPGVELVLTPVAIDPWSGTLRLRQVTDHS; encoded by the coding sequence ATGAAAACACGCGTGTTCAAACGGCTTGAATCCGATAGAAACGAGCGCTCCGTGCATATCGGCGACCTGATCATCTTCCGTCATCACGGGGAGATCCAGATCGGCATGCTGCAGGCGGTTTCCCGGAAGAAACTCAAGGTGGCGACCTCCGCCAACCGGGTCATGGACCTCTCGACGGATCCCATCGTACGGTATACCGATATCCGGGTCCGCGACCTGCCGGAAATGCTGGCCGTCCGGCGACAAATCGAGGACCAGGCCCTTTCCTTCGACCTTGAAGAGGTCTGGGAGATCCTCAAGGACGATCCCACCGTTTTCACCGCGGAAGATATCGGTGAACTGTACTGGGGCGAACCTGGGTCGCCCGAACAACGGGCGGCCATGCAGCTGCACCTGAGCCGCCAGTGCCTGTACTTCTGCGCGCGGGACAACGGCTTCACGTCCCGCACGTCCGACCAGGTCAGTAGCATCCTGGACAAGGAGGCCCGCCAGCGCGCCGTGGACGCCGAGCGGGAAGGTTTCGACCGCTGGCTCGCGGACGTAAACCAACAGGATCTCCAATCATTGACGAACCGCCAGAAACGCTGGCTGTCCCATCTCCGGGAGTACGTCGTTCAGGGCGACGAATGCGACGCGATCGAGCAGGTGCGGATCCTGCTGAAGGAACTGCCCACCCTGGCGGGCGGCGATCCACAGCGGTCCGTTTTCGATGTCATGGTGCGCAAGGGGTACTGGGACGAAGACGAAAACCTCGATCTGCTGCGTTACGAGATACCGACCGAGTTTTCCAACGAGGTGCTCGACTATGCCGCGGCCTGCCGGTCCTCCGAGTCCGGCCGGGAAGACCTGACCGGATTGCCGATCCTGTCGATAGACGATGCGTCCACGCAGGATATAGACGATGCCCTCTCCGCGGAACGGACCGAGGACGGCTACCGGATCGGCGTGCATATTACCGACGTGGCGGACCTCGTTCCCCGCGATTCGGTCCTGGACCTCGCGGCACGGGAGCGGATGTCGTCCCTCTACCTGCCGGATCGGCACATACCCATGCTGCCCGCCAGTCTCTCCCAGGACCACTGTGCGCTGCTCGAGGGCGAAAAACGCTGCGCAATCAGTTTCTTTTTCACGTTGTCATCGGACTTCGATCTGCTGGATTCCCGGATCAAGCCGACCCTGATCGTCAATCGGGCAAGGCTGTCCTACGACGAAGCCAACCGGTTGCTGGGGACGACTGAGCAACCGTACGCAGAAGTGCTGCAGATCCTGAACCAGGCGGTGGACGTATTCTACCAGCGTCGCATCGACCAGGGCGCGGTCGACCTGGAGCGCAGCGAAATCTCGATCAAGGTAGACGGAGAGAAACGTATCCGGATTGTGCGCCGGGACACTTCCACCCGGTCCGAACACATCGTGTCGGAACTGATGATCCTCGCCAACCGGACCGCCGCGGCCTATCTGTCCAGCCGAGACATACCCGCGGTTTATCGTACCCAGGCCGAGACCGACCTGGGCGACCTGGAGCAGGCGGAGCACGACGCGGTCTGGCGCTTCCTGGTTCTGAGAAAAATGAAGCCCCTCGAACTCAGCCTGAAGTCCGGTCCGCACGCCACGCTGGGGGTAGACACCTACTGCCAGATCACGTCGCCGATCCGGCGTTATGCCGACCTGGTCCTCCAGCGGCAGCTGCGGGCGGCCCTGGCGGAAGGGTCCCCGTCCTACGACGCCGACGAAATGATGGATGAACTGTCCGCCCTCGAACGCAGCAGGATACTGAACAAGATCCAGGCCAGGCGGGAATGGTACTGGCTGCTCAAACTCCTCGAGCAACAGAAAGACGTGCATATCCGGGCGATCGTCCTCGAGACGCGGGAACGGAACATCCTGGTCGAGTTTCCGGATTTCGGAACGCGGATGGCGGTCAAGGTGGAGGGCAGGCCTTCACCGGGTGTAGAACTCGTGTTGACGCCCGTCGCAATCGACCCGTGGTCGGGTACGCTGAGATTGCGGCAGGTTACAGATCACTCCTGA